In Streptomyces sp. NBC_01439, the following are encoded in one genomic region:
- a CDS encoding bifunctional 3,4-dihydroxy-2-butanone-4-phosphate synthase/GTP cyclohydrolase II, whose product MTSLKPVPDIPEETFRLDPVEQAIRDIAAGRPVVVVDDEDRENEGDLVIAAEKATPEIIAFMMSECRGLICAPMEGAELDRLELPQMVTNNTESMKTAFTVSVDASAAHGVSTGISAADRATTLRLLADGVSEPGDFVRPGHVFPLRAKPGGVLVRNGHTEAAVDLARLAGLRPAGAIVEIAGEDGVMLRLPELIPFARKHGLTIISIEDLIAYRRSAEPTVRREAEVSLPTAFGEFTAYGYRSTVDGVEHVALVHGEVGDGSDILVRIHSECLTGDIFASQRCDCGPQLHASMERIKAEGRGIVVYLRGHEGRGIGLLSKLRAYELQERGRDTLDANLELGLPADARDYGAGAQILADLGVHGVRLMTNNPEKSDALVRHGITVTSRESMPVEAGEHNLRYLRTKRDRMGHDLPWLDGPVTTSACGNQ is encoded by the coding sequence ATGACCAGCCTCAAGCCCGTGCCCGACATCCCCGAAGAGACCTTCCGCCTCGACCCCGTCGAGCAGGCCATCCGCGACATCGCGGCGGGCCGCCCCGTCGTCGTCGTCGACGACGAGGACCGCGAGAACGAGGGCGACCTCGTCATCGCCGCCGAGAAGGCCACCCCCGAGATCATCGCGTTCATGATGAGCGAGTGCCGCGGCCTGATCTGCGCCCCGATGGAGGGCGCCGAGCTGGACCGGCTCGAGCTCCCCCAGATGGTCACGAACAACACCGAGTCGATGAAGACCGCCTTCACCGTCTCCGTGGACGCGAGCGCCGCCCACGGCGTCTCCACCGGCATCTCGGCCGCCGACCGCGCCACCACCCTGCGACTCCTCGCCGACGGGGTCTCCGAGCCCGGTGACTTCGTCCGCCCCGGCCACGTCTTCCCGCTGCGCGCCAAGCCCGGCGGCGTCCTGGTCCGCAACGGCCACACCGAGGCCGCCGTGGACCTCGCCCGCCTCGCGGGCCTGCGCCCTGCCGGCGCCATCGTGGAGATCGCCGGCGAGGACGGCGTCATGCTGCGCCTGCCCGAGCTGATCCCCTTCGCCCGCAAGCATGGCCTGACGATCATCTCCATCGAGGACCTGATCGCCTACCGCCGCTCCGCCGAGCCCACCGTGCGCCGCGAGGCCGAGGTCAGCCTGCCGACCGCCTTCGGCGAGTTCACGGCGTACGGCTACCGCTCCACCGTCGACGGCGTCGAGCACGTCGCCCTCGTCCACGGCGAGGTCGGCGACGGATCCGACATCCTCGTCCGGATCCACTCCGAGTGCCTGACCGGCGACATCTTCGCCTCCCAGCGCTGCGACTGCGGCCCCCAGCTGCACGCCTCCATGGAACGCATCAAGGCCGAGGGCCGCGGCATCGTCGTCTACCTGCGCGGCCACGAGGGCCGCGGCATCGGGCTCCTGTCCAAGCTGCGCGCGTACGAGCTCCAGGAGCGCGGCCGCGACACCCTCGACGCCAATCTGGAACTCGGCCTGCCCGCCGACGCCCGCGACTACGGCGCCGGCGCCCAGATCCTCGCCGACCTCGGCGTGCACGGCGTCCGGCTGATGACCAACAACCCCGAGAAGTCCGACGCCCTGGTCCGGCACGGCATCACGGTCACCAGCCGGGAGTCGATGCCGGTGGAGGCCGGCGAGCACAATCTGCGGTACCTGCGCACCAAGCGGGACCGGATGGGTCACGACCTGCCCTGGCTGGACGGGCCCGTGACCACCTCCGCCTGCGGCAACCAGTAA
- a CDS encoding hemolysin family protein, with translation MTIPLLLLAAAFALILANGFFVAAEFGLVTVERPDAERAAADGDRRARTVVKALRELSFQLSGTQLGITITSLVVGMLAEPALAALLAGPLAATGLPKGAVSGVAVVIGMLLASAVQMVVGELVPKNWAVSRPLQVARFVAGPQQVFSRAFRPVIAGLNAVANRLVRALGVEPTEEMASARTPGELLSLVRHSAQAGALEQDTADLFVRTLSLGELTAQHVMTPRVKVSALMHTATAADVLNLTRATGLSRFPVYRDRIDEITGVVHLKDALAVRETERDRTSVSRICVAPLLVPGSLPVQPLLERLRSEQPMAVVVDEYGGTAGVVTLEDIVEELVGEVRDEHDLAEDEAPELAAVPSEDGRPSWEADGSCRVQTLRRIGLEVPEGPYETVAGLVADLLGRIPAPGDRAELPGWKLSVRRVGRNRAERVRLVRLAAVPAAGAYRPAADGAAVPEPKRAELEGAAR, from the coding sequence ATGACCATCCCGCTACTTCTTCTTGCGGCGGCCTTCGCCCTGATCCTCGCCAACGGTTTCTTCGTGGCCGCCGAGTTCGGCCTCGTGACCGTGGAGCGACCCGACGCCGAACGCGCCGCAGCCGACGGAGACCGCCGTGCCCGCACGGTGGTCAAGGCCCTACGGGAGCTGTCCTTCCAGCTCTCCGGCACCCAACTCGGCATCACCATCACCTCCCTCGTGGTCGGCATGCTCGCCGAGCCCGCCCTCGCCGCACTGCTGGCCGGGCCGCTCGCCGCGACCGGCCTGCCGAAGGGAGCCGTCTCCGGTGTCGCCGTCGTCATCGGCATGCTGCTCGCCTCCGCCGTCCAGATGGTCGTCGGCGAGCTCGTCCCGAAGAACTGGGCGGTCTCCCGACCGCTCCAGGTGGCCCGCTTCGTCGCCGGCCCCCAGCAGGTCTTCTCCCGCGCCTTCCGTCCGGTCATCGCCGGCCTCAACGCCGTGGCCAACCGCCTCGTGCGGGCGCTCGGCGTGGAACCGACCGAGGAGATGGCGTCCGCCCGGACCCCCGGCGAGCTGCTCTCCCTGGTCCGCCATTCGGCGCAGGCCGGCGCCCTCGAACAGGACACCGCCGACCTCTTCGTCCGGACCCTCTCGCTGGGCGAGCTCACGGCCCAGCACGTCATGACCCCCCGGGTGAAGGTCAGCGCCCTGATGCACACGGCGACCGCGGCCGACGTGCTCAACCTGACCCGCGCCACGGGCCTGTCCCGCTTCCCCGTCTACCGCGACCGCATCGACGAGATCACCGGCGTCGTCCACCTCAAGGACGCGCTCGCCGTGCGCGAAACCGAACGCGACCGCACGAGCGTGAGCCGGATCTGCGTCGCCCCGCTGCTGGTGCCCGGCTCCCTGCCGGTGCAGCCGCTGCTGGAGCGGCTGCGCAGCGAGCAGCCGATGGCCGTGGTCGTCGACGAGTACGGCGGTACCGCCGGCGTCGTCACGCTGGAGGACATCGTGGAGGAACTCGTCGGCGAGGTCCGCGACGAGCACGACCTCGCCGAGGACGAGGCCCCCGAACTGGCCGCCGTACCGTCCGAGGACGGCCGCCCCTCCTGGGAGGCCGACGGCAGCTGCCGGGTGCAGACCCTGCGCCGCATAGGCCTGGAAGTGCCCGAAGGCCCGTACGAGACCGTCGCCGGCCTCGTCGCCGACCTGCTCGGCCGGATCCCCGCCCCCGGGGACCGCGCGGAACTCCCCGGCTGGAAGCTGTCCGTCCGCCGCGTCGGCCGCAACCGCGCCGAGCGGGTCCGGCTGGTCCGGCTGGCGGCGGTGCCCGCGGCCGGTGCGTACCGGCCCGCGGCCGACGGCGCGGCCGTGCCCGAACCGAAGCGGGCCGAGCTGGAAGGCGCCGCCCGATGA
- a CDS encoding nicotinamide mononucleotide transporter family protein, producing MTALNWLNAEAFTVFGQKVIWSDMIGNLMGLAALALGWRRSIWTWPAQLLSGLILIAAYASAHLAGGVGKQLLVIGVAVFGWRAWQRGRQQAQDGSIAVRTATWKERGLLLAGAALGTLAVGGLFTLFPNLSWSPWADAYIFVGTIVAMVAQARGLVEFWFAWLLVDLVGVPLAFSNGLAFSGLVYVVYFALVLWGAYDWYQRSRTNPAPALEGATA from the coding sequence GTGACCGCCCTGAACTGGCTCAACGCGGAGGCCTTCACCGTCTTCGGCCAGAAGGTCATCTGGTCCGACATGATCGGCAACCTGATGGGCCTGGCCGCGCTCGCGCTCGGCTGGCGCCGCTCCATCTGGACCTGGCCCGCCCAGCTCCTCTCCGGCCTGATCCTCATCGCCGCCTACGCCTCCGCCCACCTCGCGGGCGGCGTCGGCAAGCAGCTCCTCGTCATCGGCGTGGCCGTCTTCGGCTGGCGCGCCTGGCAGCGCGGCCGCCAGCAGGCCCAGGACGGCTCCATCGCCGTGCGCACCGCCACCTGGAAGGAGCGCGGGCTCCTCCTGGCCGGTGCGGCGCTCGGCACCCTCGCCGTCGGCGGCCTCTTCACGCTCTTCCCGAACCTCTCGTGGAGCCCGTGGGCCGACGCGTACATCTTCGTCGGCACCATCGTCGCGATGGTCGCCCAGGCCCGCGGCCTCGTCGAGTTCTGGTTCGCCTGGCTCCTCGTCGACCTGGTCGGCGTCCCGCTCGCCTTCAGCAACGGGCTGGCCTTCTCCGGCCTCGTCTACGTCGTGTACTTCGCCCTCGTGCTGTGGGGCGCCTACGACTGGTACCAGCGTTCCCGCACCAACCCCGCCCCGGCCCTGGAAGGAGCAACGGCATGA
- the ribH gene encoding 6,7-dimethyl-8-ribityllumazine synthase: MSGKGAPELSVKNCGDLRVAVIAAQWHEKVMDGLVDGALRALHELGIDEPTLLRVPGSFELPVVAKVLAGRGYDAIVALGVVIRGGTPHFDYVCQGVTQGLVQVSIDTGVPVGFGVLTCDNDEQALDRAGLEGSNEDKGHEAVTAAVATAMTLRTVSEPWR, translated from the coding sequence GTGAGCGGCAAGGGCGCACCCGAACTGAGCGTGAAGAACTGCGGAGACCTCCGAGTCGCCGTGATCGCGGCCCAGTGGCACGAGAAGGTCATGGACGGACTGGTCGACGGAGCCCTGCGGGCCCTGCACGAGCTGGGCATCGACGAGCCCACCCTGCTCCGGGTCCCCGGCAGCTTCGAGCTCCCGGTCGTGGCGAAGGTGCTGGCCGGTCGCGGCTACGACGCCATCGTCGCCCTCGGCGTGGTCATCCGCGGCGGCACCCCGCACTTCGACTACGTCTGCCAGGGCGTCACCCAGGGCCTGGTACAGGTCTCGATCGACACCGGAGTCCCCGTCGGCTTCGGAGTACTGACCTGCGACAACGACGAGCAGGCGCTGGACCGCGCCGGGCTCGAGGGGTCGAACGAGGACAAGGGGCACGAAGCGGTCACCGCCGCGGTCGCCACCGCCATGACCCTGCGCACCGTGAGCGAGCCCTGGCGCTAG
- the hisG gene encoding ATP phosphoribosyltransferase → MLRIAVPNKGSLSGPASAMLHEAGYRMRKESKELVVVDPENEVEFFYLRPKDIAIYVSSGKLDIGITGRDLLLDSGASAEEILPLNFGRSTFRYATTPGTAKGPEDFGGMTIATSYEGIVAKHLAEKGIDASVVHLDGAVETAIQLGVAQIIADVVETGTSLRNAGLEVIGEPILTSEAVVIRGNGADADDPQVQQFLRRLQGVLVARSYVMMDYDCRAEHLERAVALTPGLESPTVSPLHNEGWVAVRAMVPAKEAQRIMDDLYELGARAILTTSIHACRL, encoded by the coding sequence ATGCTGCGCATCGCCGTCCCCAACAAGGGTTCACTCTCCGGACCGGCGTCGGCGATGCTCCATGAGGCCGGTTACCGGATGCGCAAGGAGTCCAAGGAGCTCGTGGTCGTCGACCCCGAGAACGAGGTGGAGTTCTTCTACCTCCGCCCCAAGGACATCGCGATCTACGTCTCCTCGGGCAAGCTCGACATCGGCATCACCGGCCGCGACCTGCTGCTCGACTCCGGCGCCAGCGCCGAGGAGATCCTGCCGCTGAACTTCGGCCGCTCCACCTTCCGCTACGCCACCACCCCCGGCACGGCGAAGGGCCCCGAGGACTTCGGCGGGATGACGATCGCGACCTCGTACGAGGGGATCGTCGCCAAGCACCTCGCCGAGAAGGGCATCGACGCCTCCGTCGTGCACCTCGACGGTGCGGTCGAGACCGCCATCCAGCTCGGCGTCGCCCAGATCATCGCGGACGTCGTCGAGACCGGCACCAGCCTGCGCAACGCCGGACTGGAGGTCATCGGCGAGCCGATCCTCACCTCCGAGGCCGTCGTCATCCGCGGCAACGGCGCCGACGCCGACGACCCGCAGGTCCAGCAGTTCCTGCGCCGCCTGCAGGGCGTCCTGGTGGCCCGCAGCTACGTGATGATGGACTACGACTGCCGCGCCGAGCACCTGGAGCGCGCGGTCGCCCTCACCCCCGGCCTGGAGTCGCCGACCGTCTCCCCGCTGCACAACGAGGGCTGGGTCGCCGTCCGCGCGATGGTCCCCGCCAAGGAAGCGCAGCGGATCATGGACGACCTGTACGAGCTCGGCGCGCGCGCGATCCTCACCACCTCGATCCACGCCTGCCGCCTCTAG
- a CDS encoding chitinase C-terminal domain-containing protein → MLSPTRTRAMLLASGAAIAGLLVGGLSAGVSHAADNEGCRPDGLYKTAGVDVPYCSVYDTEGREKMGADHQRRVIGYFTGWRTGKDGAPAYLANNIPWSKVTHLNYAFAHVGSDNKISVGADGANNAATGMTWPGVAGAEMDPALPYKGHFNQLTKFKKQYPNVKTLISVGGWAETGGYFGDDGNRVASGGFYSMATNADGSVNQVGIDTFADSSVEFIRTYGFNGVDIDYEYPTTMKDAGNPLDWQLANARRAGLVQGYAALMKSLREKLDRAGAADGKHYLLSVAAPSSGYLLRGMETFQVQKYLDYVNIMSYDLHGAWNEYVGPNASLFDDGKDGELAAAGVYSTSQYGGIGYLNTDWAYHYFRGSMPGGRINIGLPYYTRGFKNVQGGTDGLWGKAPATTCPAGAGLTKCGDGAVGIDNLWHDKDTNGVESPAGSNPMWHAKNLEKGVVGDYVTKYGFPANTTLTGAYVRKYDSTLVAPWLWNAQKKVFLSTEDEQSVAAKADYVINKGIGGTMVWELAGDYAYNAAKGQYEMGDTLTDTMYQKFKSASPYGAKKAGATALPTQAVDIKTEFTEFKLGDSNYPLTPKLKITNNTNATLPGGTEFQFDYGTSAPNNASDQSGFGTTVISSGHTGTNVGGLKGDFQRVSLKLPAWQTLAPGASVDLAFNYYLPVSTPSNWTVKISGTTYALAGDLARGTTTVQPGGGTQPPTTPPTTPPTTPPTTPPTTPPGGTCTNPAYAAGTVYNSGNLVSHKGRTWKAQWWTQNEEPGTTGEWGVWKDQGAC, encoded by the coding sequence ATGCTGTCCCCCACACGTACGAGAGCGATGCTCCTGGCATCCGGCGCAGCGATCGCCGGACTCCTGGTGGGCGGGCTCTCGGCGGGCGTCTCGCACGCGGCCGACAACGAAGGCTGTCGCCCAGACGGGTTGTACAAGACCGCCGGCGTCGACGTCCCGTACTGCTCGGTCTACGACACCGAAGGCCGCGAGAAGATGGGCGCCGACCACCAGCGCCGCGTCATCGGATACTTCACCGGCTGGCGCACCGGCAAGGACGGCGCCCCCGCCTACCTCGCCAACAACATCCCGTGGTCCAAGGTCACCCACCTGAACTACGCCTTCGCCCACGTGGGCTCCGACAACAAGATCTCCGTCGGCGCGGACGGCGCGAACAACGCCGCCACCGGGATGACCTGGCCCGGTGTCGCCGGCGCCGAGATGGACCCGGCCCTCCCCTACAAGGGCCACTTCAACCAGCTGACGAAGTTCAAGAAGCAGTACCCGAACGTCAAGACGCTGATCTCGGTCGGCGGCTGGGCGGAGACCGGAGGCTACTTCGGCGACGACGGCAACCGGGTCGCCTCCGGCGGCTTCTACTCGATGGCCACGAACGCCGACGGCTCCGTCAACCAGGTCGGCATCGACACCTTCGCCGACTCCTCGGTCGAGTTCATCCGCACGTACGGGTTCAACGGCGTCGACATCGACTACGAGTACCCGACCACCATGAAGGACGCCGGCAACCCGCTGGACTGGCAACTGGCCAACGCCCGCCGCGCCGGCCTCGTACAGGGCTACGCGGCCCTGATGAAGTCCCTGCGCGAGAAGCTCGACCGCGCGGGCGCCGCCGACGGCAAGCACTACCTGCTCTCCGTCGCCGCCCCCTCCTCCGGCTACCTGCTGCGCGGCATGGAGACGTTCCAGGTCCAGAAGTACCTGGACTACGTCAACATCATGTCCTACGACCTGCACGGCGCCTGGAACGAGTACGTCGGCCCCAACGCCTCGCTCTTCGACGACGGCAAGGACGGCGAACTCGCGGCCGCCGGCGTCTACTCCACCTCCCAGTACGGCGGCATCGGCTACCTCAACACCGACTGGGCCTACCACTACTTCCGCGGCTCGATGCCGGGCGGCCGGATCAACATCGGCCTGCCCTACTACACCCGCGGCTTCAAGAACGTGCAGGGCGGCACCGACGGCCTGTGGGGCAAGGCGCCCGCGACCACCTGCCCGGCCGGCGCGGGCCTGACCAAGTGCGGCGACGGCGCGGTCGGCATCGACAACCTGTGGCACGACAAGGACACCAACGGGGTCGAGTCCCCGGCGGGCTCCAACCCGATGTGGCACGCCAAGAACCTGGAGAAGGGCGTCGTAGGCGACTACGTCACCAAGTACGGCTTCCCGGCGAACACCACGCTGACCGGCGCATACGTCCGCAAGTACGACTCCACCTTGGTGGCGCCGTGGCTGTGGAACGCGCAGAAGAAGGTCTTCCTCTCCACGGAGGACGAGCAGTCGGTGGCCGCCAAGGCCGACTACGTGATCAACAAGGGCATCGGCGGCACGATGGTCTGGGAGCTCGCGGGCGACTACGCGTACAACGCGGCCAAGGGCCAGTACGAGATGGGCGACACGCTCACCGACACGATGTACCAGAAGTTCAAGTCGGCCTCCCCCTACGGCGCGAAGAAGGCGGGCGCGACCGCGCTGCCCACCCAGGCCGTGGACATCAAGACGGAGTTCACCGAGTTCAAGCTGGGCGACTCCAACTACCCGCTCACCCCGAAGCTGAAGATCACCAACAACACGAACGCCACGCTGCCCGGCGGCACCGAGTTCCAGTTCGACTACGGCACCTCGGCCCCCAACAACGCCTCCGACCAGTCCGGCTTCGGCACGACCGTGATCAGCAGCGGCCACACCGGCACCAACGTCGGCGGCCTGAAGGGCGACTTCCAGCGGGTCTCCCTGAAGCTCCCGGCCTGGCAGACCCTGGCCCCCGGCGCCTCCGTCGACCTGGCCTTCAACTACTACCTGCCGGTGTCCACGCCCTCCAACTGGACGGTGAAGATCTCCGGCACCACCTACGCCCTCGCCGGCGACCTGGCCCGCGGTACGACGACGGTCCAGCCCGGCGGCGGCACCCAGCCCCCCACCACTCCCCCGACCACCCCGCCCACCACTCCTCCCACGACCCCGCCGACCACGCCTCCGGGCGGGACCTGCACCAACCCGGCGTACGCGGCGGGCACGGTCTACAACAGCGGCAACCTCGTCTCCCACAAGGGCCGCACCTGGAAGGCCCAGTGGTGGACGCAGAACGAAGAGCCCGGCACCACCGGTGAATGGGGTGTCTGGAAGGACCAGGGCGCCTGCTGA
- a CDS encoding phosphoribosyl-ATP diphosphatase, giving the protein MADKTPKTFEELFAELQRKAAEGDPSTSRTAELVHKGVHAIGKKVVEEAAEVWMAAEYEGKEAAAEEISQLLYHVQVMMVARGISLDDVYAHL; this is encoded by the coding sequence ATGGCTGACAAGACCCCCAAGACCTTCGAGGAGCTCTTCGCCGAGCTCCAGCGCAAGGCCGCCGAAGGCGACCCCAGCACCTCCCGCACCGCCGAGCTCGTCCACAAGGGCGTCCATGCCATCGGCAAGAAGGTCGTCGAGGAGGCCGCCGAGGTCTGGATGGCCGCCGAGTACGAGGGCAAGGAAGCCGCCGCCGAGGAGATCTCCCAGCTGCTCTACCACGTCCAGGTGATGATGGTGGCGCGGGGGATCTCCCTCGACGACGTCTACGCGCACCTCTGA
- a CDS encoding riboflavin synthase, whose protein sequence is MFTGIVEELGEVTAVEQLEEASRFRLRGPLVTEGAKHGDSIAVNGVCLTVVETADGEFTADVMQETLNRSSLGALTQGSRVNLERPMALGGRLGGHLVQGHVDGTGEIISRTPSEHWEIVKVALPKNLSRYVVEKGSITVDGVSLTVVEAAADWFTISLIPTTLALTTLGIKQSGDPVNLEVDVLAKYVERLLAAGVNPLHAAGDEQ, encoded by the coding sequence GTGTTCACCGGAATCGTCGAAGAACTGGGCGAGGTCACCGCTGTCGAGCAGCTCGAGGAAGCCTCCCGCTTCCGGCTGCGCGGCCCCCTCGTCACCGAAGGCGCCAAGCACGGTGACTCCATCGCGGTCAACGGCGTCTGCCTCACGGTCGTGGAGACCGCGGACGGCGAGTTCACCGCCGACGTCATGCAGGAGACCCTGAACCGCTCCAGCCTCGGCGCCCTGACCCAGGGCTCCCGGGTCAACCTGGAGCGTCCGATGGCCCTCGGCGGACGGCTCGGCGGCCACCTGGTCCAGGGGCACGTAGACGGAACCGGCGAGATCATCTCCCGGACCCCCTCCGAGCACTGGGAGATCGTCAAGGTCGCCCTCCCGAAGAACCTCTCCCGCTACGTCGTCGAGAAGGGCTCCATCACGGTCGACGGCGTCAGCCTCACCGTGGTCGAGGCCGCGGCCGACTGGTTCACCATCAGCCTCATCCCCACCACCCTCGCGCTGACCACCCTCGGCATCAAGCAGAGCGGCGACCCCGTCAACCTCGAGGTCGACGTCCTCGCCAAGTACGTCGAGCGCCTGCTGGCCGCCGGCGTGAACCCCCTGCACGCGGCGGGAGACGAGCAGTGA
- a CDS encoding PH domain-containing protein, producing the protein MAESAAQPAAPTLPVTFRPTRTRVVLLGVGLAMFVTITAIALLLENLSPGERISFVFTAVLMSSVLVLLSRPKVVADETGVTVVNLTNTRRLEWAQILRVNLRPGDPWVFLDLSDGTSLPALGIQPGIAKQQAIGDARALRTLAETHGTGTGDH; encoded by the coding sequence ATGGCCGAGTCCGCCGCCCAGCCCGCCGCACCCACCCTGCCGGTCACCTTCCGGCCGACCCGCACCCGGGTCGTCCTGCTGGGCGTCGGCCTCGCCATGTTCGTCACCATCACGGCGATCGCCCTGCTGCTGGAGAACCTCAGCCCGGGCGAGCGGATCAGCTTCGTCTTCACCGCCGTCCTGATGAGCTCCGTACTCGTCCTGCTCAGCCGCCCCAAGGTGGTCGCGGACGAGACCGGCGTCACGGTCGTCAACCTGACCAACACCCGCCGCCTGGAGTGGGCCCAGATCCTGCGGGTCAACCTCCGCCCGGGCGACCCGTGGGTGTTCCTCGACCTCAGCGACGGCACCAGCCTGCCCGCCCTCGGCATCCAGCCGGGCATCGCCAAGCAGCAGGCGATCGGCGACGCCCGAGCCCTGCGCACCCTGGCCGAAACCCACGGAACGGGCACCGGCGACCACTGA
- a CDS encoding RNA polymerase sigma-70 factor: protein MITHIPASDADFEENRPRMFGIAYRMLGSAAEAEDTVQEAYLRWASADREAIEHPGAWLAKVVTNLCLNTLTSARVRREAYVGPWLPEPVLTGDGTLGPLESAEQRDSVSMALLVLLEQLTPVERAAYVLREAFTYSHREIAGLLDLTEANCRQLYRRAAGRVATERPTAPEPRFAPDPERWQSLVETFMTAARSGDLTRLEGLLTADARFVSDGGGVVNAALRPILGREKVARFAIGVLKKFAGDLPVSVAEVNGVPALLFGETGVLLVEFENGLVSGLSTVVNPEKLEFLHRQLSHS from the coding sequence GTGATCACACACATCCCCGCGTCCGACGCGGACTTCGAGGAAAACCGTCCCCGGATGTTCGGCATCGCCTACCGCATGCTCGGCTCCGCCGCGGAGGCCGAGGACACCGTGCAGGAGGCGTACCTGCGCTGGGCGTCGGCGGACCGCGAGGCGATCGAGCACCCCGGCGCCTGGCTCGCCAAGGTCGTCACGAACCTGTGCCTCAACACCCTCACCTCGGCACGGGTCCGGCGCGAGGCGTACGTAGGCCCCTGGCTCCCGGAACCCGTCCTCACCGGGGACGGCACGCTCGGCCCGCTGGAGTCCGCGGAGCAGCGGGACAGCGTGTCCATGGCCCTGCTGGTGCTGCTGGAGCAGCTGACGCCGGTGGAACGGGCCGCCTACGTGCTGCGCGAGGCCTTCACCTACAGCCACCGGGAGATCGCCGGACTCCTCGACCTCACCGAGGCCAACTGCCGCCAGCTCTACCGGCGGGCGGCCGGCCGGGTGGCCACGGAGCGGCCGACCGCGCCGGAGCCGCGCTTCGCACCGGACCCCGAGCGGTGGCAGAGCCTCGTGGAAACCTTCATGACGGCGGCGCGCAGCGGGGACCTGACCCGGCTGGAGGGGCTGCTGACGGCCGACGCCCGCTTCGTCTCGGACGGCGGCGGCGTGGTCAATGCGGCACTGCGGCCGATCCTGGGGCGGGAGAAGGTGGCCCGGTTCGCGATCGGGGTGCTCAAGAAGTTCGCCGGGGACCTGCCGGTCAGCGTCGCGGAGGTCAACGGGGTACCGGCGCTGCTCTTCGGCGAGACGGGCGTTCTTCTGGTGGAATTCGAGAACGGGCTGGTCAGCGGGCTCAGCACGGTGGTCAATCCGGAGAAGCTGGAATTCCTCCATCGGCAGCTGTCACATTCCTGA
- the ribD gene encoding bifunctional diaminohydroxyphosphoribosylaminopyrimidine deaminase/5-amino-6-(5-phosphoribosylamino)uracil reductase RibD codes for MRQEDPVATHAAHAAPDADTRAMRRAIELAARGLGSTSPNPVVGCVITDASGAIVGEGWHERAGGPHAEVHALRAAGEAARGGTAYVTLEPCNHTGRTGPCAQALAGAGITRVVYAVSDPNPQASGGGATLRAAGIDTTAGLLADEAEAGNAAWLTSVRLGRPHVTWKYAATLDGRSAAADGSSRWISSAESRADVHRLRAESDAVLVGGGTLRADDPHLAVRGVEGAVQPLRIALDARAELRPTARILDDAAPTLLVVGEDADTRHLPGVELLRLPLHDGRIAVHDLLTRLFQRGLRSVLLEGGPTLAGAFFEGGAVDRVVGYIAPALLGAGPAALADAGIKNISAAQRLDITEAVHIGPDLRITAVPVPAPTATATATKEH; via the coding sequence ATGAGGCAGGAGGACCCGGTGGCGACACACGCCGCGCACGCAGCACCCGACGCGGACACCCGTGCCATGCGCCGAGCCATCGAGCTCGCGGCCCGCGGACTCGGCTCCACCAGCCCCAACCCGGTCGTCGGCTGCGTCATCACCGACGCTTCGGGCGCGATCGTCGGCGAGGGCTGGCACGAGCGGGCCGGCGGCCCGCACGCCGAGGTCCACGCCCTGCGCGCGGCAGGCGAGGCCGCCCGCGGCGGCACCGCCTACGTCACCCTCGAACCCTGCAACCACACCGGCCGTACGGGGCCCTGCGCCCAGGCCCTCGCAGGCGCCGGCATCACCCGCGTGGTCTACGCCGTATCCGACCCGAACCCGCAGGCCAGCGGCGGCGGCGCCACCCTGCGCGCCGCCGGGATCGACACCACGGCCGGGCTCCTCGCGGACGAGGCCGAGGCGGGCAACGCCGCCTGGCTGACCTCCGTGCGCCTGGGCCGGCCGCACGTCACCTGGAAGTACGCCGCCACCCTCGACGGCCGCAGCGCCGCCGCGGACGGCAGCAGCCGCTGGATCAGCTCCGCCGAGTCCCGGGCCGACGTCCACCGGCTGCGCGCCGAGAGCGACGCCGTCCTCGTCGGCGGCGGCACCCTGCGCGCCGACGACCCGCACCTCGCCGTCCGCGGCGTGGAAGGCGCCGTGCAGCCGCTGCGGATCGCCCTCGACGCCCGCGCCGAGCTCCGGCCGACCGCCCGCATCCTCGACGACGCCGCACCCACCCTGCTCGTCGTCGGCGAGGACGCCGACACCCGGCACCTGCCCGGTGTCGAACTGCTCCGGCTGCCCCTGCACGACGGCCGCATCGCAGTCCACGACCTGCTCACCCGACTCTTCCAGCGCGGCCTGCGCTCCGTCCTGCTGGAAGGCGGGCCCACCCTGGCCGGCGCCTTCTTCGAAGGCGGCGCCGTCGACCGCGTCGTCGGCTACATCGCCCCGGCCCTGCTCGGCGCCGGCCCCGCGGCCCTCGCCGACGCCGGGATCAAGAACATCTCCGCCGCGCAGCGCCTCGACATCACCGAGGCCGTCCACATCGGCCCCGATCTCCGCATCACCGCAGTCCCCGTCCCCGCACCCACCGCCACCGCCACCGCCACCAAGGAGCACTGA